The genomic stretch GAATCGGCATCACGTTCAAGGTTGATTGAGCGTGTATAGTTGGTATTTACTTGTATTTGTCCTAGCAAACTCATGCTGCTACCCCATAAAAATTGCGCTGTGCGTAGTAATCTTGCAAATAGATCATCGGATCAAGAGTGGTGTCTTGTACTTTGTAGAGCTGATTCACCCCGGCGGTTTCCCTGAAGTCAAATGCATTGTTTTTGCGTTGCTTCAACTGCTCTAGCTTGTATAGAAAAGCACTCTCTGTCAGGCAAAACACTGCACCCGGAGCAGGGTAGTCACTCTTGCCATACATAAGGTCTTCAATTGCCAAAGATTTTTGTTGCGTTGCATTGAACAGGGAGGCAACGGCATAAGCCACGATCTCAACGGGAAGATGCTCTTGTTCGCCAATCTGTACTTTGTGAGTTTTGCCATCCGGCAGCATGGAAAGCAGCTTGAGTGCAGTAAAGGGCGCATCCAAAAACTCATCAGACACTTGTTTTGCCTTGGGGCGAACATCCGAATACATGCGTAATGTAACAACCGTATCGTTCTTCAGCGTATTTTTAGAGTATTTTGCCCCTGCCTGTTGCTTCAGAAAATCTGCCAAGGCTTCTGTCGCTTCCGCCGTAGTAAATTCAGGTTTATGGTAACGGTTGAACAGC from Thiothrix litoralis encodes the following:
- a CDS encoding DUF4007 family protein, producing MKFNPKKVAFGRHETFSLRYSWLTKAYQEVVKDTGVFDADDATVRLGVGKNMVNAIRYWAQATQIIEKVEDGYKPTSLGHFIFDEKEGHDPYLEDEATIWLLHWQMASNPEVATCSYWLFNRYHKPEFTTAEATEALADFLKQQAGAKYSKNTLKNDTVVTLRMYSDVRPKAKQVSDEFLDAPFTALKLLSMLPDGKTHKVQIGEQEHLPVEIVAYAVASLFNATQQKSLAIEDLMYGKSDYPAPGAVFCLTESAFLYKLEQLKQRKNNAFDFRETAGVNQLYKVQDTTLDPMIYLQDYYAQRNFYGVAA